A part of Drosophila bipectinata strain 14024-0381.07 chromosome 3L, DbipHiC1v2, whole genome shotgun sequence genomic DNA contains:
- the LOC138926269 gene encoding uncharacterized protein, with protein sequence MNQHRSEYGGRSRDPYRTNLYERRERHDHDQDFQSSNSPSWSASGRDLPDNGTRYDSSRSPTTRKFGYRDKRKACHILDMALTAEYITPKQNDEIRWAQMVLPNYQPPRAKSRKAKNQVENNRSKPYTKHHMPLDEHRYIDEHQHEDYHYQDEPTSQDQQEWQDQNYHQDDYISQDEYNGTGGEGHDERFSHYEYHSQDEHRWQDKLHPQEEHFSVDEHYSQGELRSQKEHYSEDEHQSNDQQHSQNDYNTSNTDPSPSPKSIPNGGNKVIIGVLDRAVSGGFISREKWNIVEGELQDSFLGHLERFGGPPPVCWDGGWHQGRVKLIACQDARSSYMLKEAVEALGEVYEGAQLEAVDIDQIPFVPRANIWVSAKPAEPENILKMLQVCNPKIPMADWKVTRVSDPDGNSRNISVTLNEKSLGALKKVNGLLQYGCRQVSVKIYKSDTKKGTVATKLVPSFVDFEKVEEDIEYYPEQPSEKTYQGFESDYKDQRRREW encoded by the coding sequence atgaACCAACATAGATCTGAATACGGAGGAAGGTCCAGAGACCCTTACAGAACCAATCTCTATGAAAGGCGAGAACGACATGATCATGACCAGGACTTTCAATCGTCCAATTCGCCCTCGTGGTCAGCGTCAGGAAGAGATCTTCCCGATAATGGCACACGATACGATTCTAGCCGTTCCCCAACAACTAGGAAGTTTGGCTATCGAGACAAAAGAAAGGCTTGTCATATTCTCGACATGGCTTTAACAGCAGAATACATTACCCCAAAACAAAACGATGAAATCCGATGGGCACAAATGGTACTTCCTAACTATCAGCCCCCAAGAGCCAAATCGAGGAAAGCTAAAAATCAGGTTGAAAACAATAGGTCTAAGCCCTATACTAAGCATCACATGCCTCTGGACGAGCATCGTTATATAGACGAGCACCAGCATGAGGATTACCACTATCAAGACGAGCCTACCTCTCAGGACCAGCAGGAATGGCAGGACCAGAACTATCATCAAGATGATTACATTTCTCAGGACGAGTACAATGGTACTGGTGGCGAAGGCCACGATGAACGCTTCTCTCACTACGAGTACCACTCTCAGGACGAGCACCGATGGCAGGACAAGCTCCACCCTCAGGAGGAACACTTCTCTGTGGATGAGCATTACTCTCAGGGCGAGCTCCGCTCTCAGAAGGAACACTACTCGGAAGACGAGCACCAATCAAATGATCAGCAACACTCCCAGAATGACTATAACACCTCCAATACCGACCCAAGCCCAAGCCCCAAGTCAATTCCGAATGGGGGTAATAAGGTTATAATTGGCGTCCTCGATAGGGCAGTCAGTGGCGGGTTTATCTCACGCGAAAAGTGGAATATTGTCGAAGGGGAGCTTCAGGACAGTTTCCTGGGTCACTTGGAAAGATTTGGCGGACCCCCTCCGGTATGCTGGGACGGAGGCTGGCATCAAGGTCGTGTAAAATTGATCGCTTGTCAGGATGCAAGATCCTCTTATATGTTGAAGGAGGCCGTTGAAGCTCTTGGGGAAGTCTATGAAGGCGCCCAGCTAGAGGCGGTGGACATAGATCAGATTCCATTTGTGCCAAGGGCCAACATTTGGGTTTCAGCCAAACCAGCAGAACCAGAAAATATACTCAAGATGCTACAGGTGTGTAATCCAAAGATACCAATGGCGGATTGGAAAGTGACCCGCGTATCCGACCCTGATGGAAACTCCAGGAATATTTCAGTCACTCTCAACGAAAAGTCGCTGGGTGCTCTGAAGAAAGTCAATGGATTACTTCAGTACGGTTGCCGCCAAGTATCCGTAAAGATCTACAAAAGTGATACCAAAAAGGGCACAGTTGCGACGAAGCTGGTGCCAAGCTTTGTGGACTTCGAAAAAGTGGAGGAAGATATTGAATACTATCCGGAACAACCTTCAGAAAAGACCTATCAAGGCTTCGAGTCAGATTATAAAGATCAGAGACGCCGTGAGTGGTAA
- the Tmem43 gene encoding transmembrane protein 43 homolog — MVTLHHQLLKFLSLRFKSNGYCFVRQTASKPMATLSETLRAHWLISLFGLILFVAGSAVLYINEGQAVHNMMALDEAHSDIFSVRFTEEELEVGLDGRIVHLSGPILVGEPLTEPDYNIQLLAVKLRRKVQMYQWVEETVEHNFGESVGSTQSDSRTYYYTREWRDKIVDSRSFYNPHGHKNPTHFPIESHVQVADAVYIGRYELGAEVKDKFGVYQELTSDIRPEDSSVKLHLGIYYHTNDVFNPEVGDLRLLFSFAGMEGETYSVVGKLVGNKIEPYVTSRGVPVLLVYPGGLSVHEVFRLEARAQVLQTWWCRFIGWLLIFFGVTCNTKILRVLFLRVPLLIALAPDPQFPVTGNLLIAFSLALTLAAVAWILHRPVIGACLLLAGASPYVWFTRNLFAYHRLD; from the exons ATGGTCACACTGCACCATCAGCTGCTTAAATTCCTGTCATTACGCTTCAAATCAAATGGATATTGCTTTGTCCGCCAAACCGCATCCAAACCCATGGCCACTTTGAGTGAAACCTTACGCGCCCACTGGCTCATATCCTTGTTCGGGCTGATCCTCTTCGTCGCTGGGAGCGCGGTTCTCTACATCAATGAAGGTCAAGCGGTGCACAACATGATGGCTCTGGATGAGGCGCACTCCGACATCTTCTCGGTTCGATTCACAGAGGAGGAGCTGGAAGTTGGTCTAGATGGCAGGATCGTTCACCTGTCCGGTCCCATCTTGGTGGGTGAACCGCTGACCGAGCCGGACTACAATATTCAGTTGCTGGCAGTTAAGCTTCGCCGAAAAGTTCAAATGTACCAGTGGGTGGAGGAGACAGT AGAACACAACTTCGGCGAGAGCGTGGGATCCACACAGTCGGACTCACGCACCTACTACTACACACGGGAGTGGCGGGATAAGATCGTGGATTCGCGCAGCTTCTACAACCCACACGGGCACAAGAACCCCACACACTTTCCCATAGAGAGCCATGTGCAAGTGGCCGATGCCGTTTACATCGGGCGCTATGAACTTGGAGCCGAAGTCAAGGATAAGTTTGGAGTGTATCAGGAGCTTACCTCGGATATTCGGCCGGAGGACAGTAGCGTTAAGCTACACCTCGGCATATACTACCATACCAACGATGTGTTCAATCCTGAGGTGGGGGATTTGCGCCTGCTCTTCAGCTTCGCGGGCATGGAGGGCGAGACGTACAGCGTGGTGGGCAAGTTGGTGGGTAACAAAATCGAGCCCTATGTAACCTCTCGCGGTGTCCCCGTGCTACTGGTCTATCCAGGTGGATTAAGTGTTCATGAGGTATTCCGACTGGAGGCACGCGCGCAGGTGTTGCAAACCTGGTGGTGCCGTTTCATTGGATGGCTGCTCATCTTCTTCGGCGTCACTTGCAATACCAAAATTCTCCGTGTTCTGT tccTTCGTGTTCCGCTGCTGATAGCTTTGGCCCCGGATCCACAGTTCCCGGTGACGGGCAATCTCCTTATCGCCTTTTCGTTGGCCCTGACCCTCGCGGCAGTGGCCTGGATTTTACATCGTCCTGTGATAGGCGCCTGTCTCCTTTTGGCCGGCGCCTCCCCCTATGTTTGGTTCACCCGCAATCTATTCGCCTACCATCGCCTGGACTGA
- the LOC108127787 gene encoding uncharacterized protein: protein MLPQPPPHGLKVMSGAEENRHYLRAFIQTYRDLPVLWDTSLRDYTNREKRAEAYLRLVPIYHYLKRDATVEDVKKKINTLRTNYRKELKVVESAMRAGSLHSPRCWTFQELDFLRNSEKFLAVNPAFKNEPSFAFNEASSCTTAFLEGCNGVGASSLHYSARGAGGQTPNISEMFHKSFGPPPPQPPPSTGAPGDYVVNKRSRQTPPGAVPGTGTGPAATNHNTDDLLNIACEYLNGTYPEEESIARTWTHKLKRLPREQRLLAERFINEILFEAESNNLHRGSVQINNSFEPYVRYEEPPSGHEEQDKSQSPSVHTSSSSESKPNVAPPSTSTF from the coding sequence ATGCTACCCCAGCCGCCTCCTCACGGCCTGAAGGTGATGTCTGGGGCTGAGGAGAACCGTCACTATTTGCGCGCCTTTATACAGACGTATCGGGATCTTCCCGTGCTGTGGGACACATCGTTACGGGATTACACCAATCGGGAGAAGCGGGCAGAGGCGTACCTCCGACTGGTACCCATTTACCATTATCTCAAGCGCGATGCCACCGTGGAGGATGTGAAAAAGAAGATCAACACTTTGCGAACAAACTACAGAAAGGAGCTGAAAGTAGTGGAGAGTGCCATGCGGGCGGGCAGCCTCCACAGTCCCAGGTGCTGGACCTTCCAGGAGCTCGACTTTCTGCGCAATTCGGAAAAGTTTCTGGCCGTCAATCCCGCCTTCAAAAACGAGCCCTCCTTTGCATTCAACGAGGCCAGCAGTTGCACCACCGCCTTTCTGGAGGGTTGTAACGGTGTTGGCGCCAGTTCCCTACATTACTCTGCAAGGGGAGCGGGTGGCCAAACACCCAACATTTCGGAGATGTTTCATAAATCGTTTGGACCGCCGCCCCCTCAGCCACCGCCATCGACTGGCGCTCCAGGAGATTATGTTGTCAACAAGCGCTCTAGACAAACCCCGCCTGGAGCCGTTCCAGGAACAGGTACGGGACCGGCAGCCACTAATCACAACACCGATGATCTACTTAACATAGCCTGCGAATATCTAAACGGAACCTATCCCGAAGAGGAGTCCATCGCCAGGACGTGGACGCATAAGCTGAAGCGGCTGCCACGCGAACAACGGCTTCTTGCCGAGCGGTTCATAAACGAAATTCTGTTTGAGGCCGAGTCCAACAACCTGCATCGCGGCTCCGTCCAAATCAATAACAGCTTCGAGCCCTATGTCCGCTACGAAGAGCCTCCCAGTGGGCACGAAGAGCAGGACAAATCCCAGAGCCCCAGCGTGCATACTTCCTCATCCAGTGAGTCGAAACCGAATGTGGCACCTCCCAGCACTTCCACCTTCTAG
- the Reck gene encoding reversion-inducing cysteine-rich protein with Kazal motifs: MRLSGWQFLLLLLPWGVVHAVRQLEENQSSKNDNLPHVRQRSNKNNASADQHRHVPGVSKKNSRRPAKTTSADQDSDDYVWLDADTSEAIDSSETTAVGSVKSSGDPQDIFTCCNQVFGSCRTACENLSLVEYETAAGGDGREELRKYCQLHQVEFWTCVNHTFDAVTRGADWSGRRCCQYGVLAHCRNACASSNRSPVHSCRRSDEQMLYDCLERQEAADQCCGQARTSECLEACRSVFEPSHDNQDHVDIRGTCGDRNLDVIQCIHNHTDMTPLANAEQYLPCCQFSNKEHCRDTCQKLLQQDSTRLERSEVIFSKLEAAGCGNPLPHFRFWQCFLTVTGKLYVPGGMSSVELSSQRRLTGRAGSLGDSAHLGMDAAKRQCCDQAGSHKCRRLCNQFYTSNWWEAQTNFENDCLEQPGERELRRCIESVDAPCELGCQGLSFCTSFNNRPTELFRSCTPEHDAAAREDLRLLQQRGTVRVLGQELFIKNTSRCAPEKWQALVCALQLKPCTREGLFNGICSEDCHELLEECLDWTRQFQRPKDICSRLKEKDEDAPLPCISLETYLKPGSVPPEESKEITSPCTKKPCNGSEVCILQRGGAKGYSCIPGCNLGQDSKLYVPFGSYVRLGKSNLHKKMEIGQLPMVEHIVCSCGLQNQLEQCQPLPSYSHAHCTLPGGRSFRHGSSFHLECNLCSCFAGEITCTKQQCRLPGFTDSGYTSLPCNCPAHYVPVCGSNGNTYPSACVAKCHLPEGDFVYGACNARNACSAGSAHSCPQGTHCLDRRKVCLASMQRPCKQYECVNATAANCSSFHQGEVCDTQGRTYPDACALLRANPEDQVAYWSACQSSHAPGSPSPVCGINGVTYKSSYAARAEYVLVDYVGRCREVGLLASDMGRRCRTVQCPDPVSKHCRLIVPPGACCPLCAGGAFRIMYSRKQFDRAMYALRAQSSNLLTLHGVLQELDGLVQVSECQLTGFLTMEVGIFAALVPSSSIRRPTRIQLDACAREAEKISALINAQSPRITTNLALSSLTVSHLLEPTPNGAASYGPPAIWVLPLLLLAFRLIVDQ; this comes from the exons ATGCGTCTGAGTGGCTGGCAGTTTCTGCTGCTCCTTCTGCCCTGGGGCGTGGTGCATGCCGTCCGCCAGTTGGAGGAGAACCAGAGCTCCAAGAATGATAATCTGCCCCACGTGCGACAACgtagcaacaaaaataatgcCTCGGCGGATCAGCATCGTCATGTACCCGGAGTATCTAAGAAAAACAGTCGCAGGCCGGCAAAAACCACATCCGCGGACCAGGATTCGGACGACTATGTCTGGCTGGATGCGGATACCAGTGAGGCCATCGATAGCTCGGAAACAACAGCGGTGGGGTCTGTCAAATCGTCCGGAGATCCACAGG ATATCTTCACATGTTGCAATCAGGTCTTCGGCTCATGTCGCACAGCATGCGAAAAT TTATCTCTGGTGGAGTATGAGACTGCCGCTGGCGGCGATGGACGCGAGGAGCTGCGAAAGTATTGCCAACTGCACCAAGTCGAGTTCTGGACCTGTGTCAACCACACATTCGATG CGGTCACCCGTGGAGCGGACTGGTCGGGGAGACGATGCTGCCAGTATGGTGTTTTGGCCCATTGCCGGAATGCCTGCGCCTCCTCCAATCGCTCACCAGTGCACAGCTGCCGGCGCAGCGACGAGCAGATGCTGTACGATTGTCTGGAGCGTCAGGAGGCGGCAGATCAGTGTTGCGGACAAGCCCGCACATCGGAGTGTCTAGAG gccTGCCGTTCGGTATTTGAACCCTCCCATGATAACCAGGACCATGTGGATATCAGGGGAACATGTGGAGATCGCAATCTGGATGTAATACAATGCATACACAACCACACAGACATGACACCTCTGGCCAATGCGGAGCAAT ACCTACCTTGTTGCCAGTTTAGTAACAAGGAGCACTGTCGCGATACCTGCCAAAAATTGCTCCAGCAGGACTCCACACGCCTGGAACGAAGCGAGGTCATCTTCTCCAAGCTCGAGGCGGCGGGATGTGGCAACCCTCTGCCGCATTTCCGGTTCTGGCAGTGTTTTCTGACGGTAACGGGGAAACTATATGTGCCGGGAGGAATGTCATCCGTAGAATTGTCATCACAGCGACGTTTAACTGGCCGAGCGGGATCCCTGGGTGATTCTGCCCACCTCGGAATGGATGCTGCTAAGCGCCAGTGCTGCGACCAGGCCGGCAGCCACAAGTGCCGGAGGCTGTGTAATCAGTTCTACACCAGCAACTGGTGGGAGGCCCAGACGAACTTCGAAAACGACTGCCTGGAACAGCCGGGCGAGAGGGAGCTGCGAAGGTGCATCGAAAGCGTGGACGCACCCTGTGAACTGGGCTGCCAGGGACTCAGTTTCTGCACCAGCTTCAATAACCGGCCCACGGAGCTCTTCCGGAGCTGCACCCCGGAACACGATGCCGCTGCTAGGGAAGATCTGCGACTGTTGCAGCAGCGCGGAACCGTCAGGGTATTGGGGCAGGAGCTCTTTATCAAGAACACTAGCCGGTGTGCTCCCGAAAAATGGCAGGCTCTAGTCTGTGCCCTTCAACTGAAGCCCTGCACGCGGGAGGGACTCTTCAATGGAATCTGCAGCGAAGACTGTCATGAGCTGCTGGAGGAGTGCTTGGATTGGACCCGCCAGTTTCAGCGCCCCAAGGATATATGCTCACGGTTGAAGGAAAAGGACGAGGATGCGCCACTGCCATGCATTTCTCTTGAGACCTATCTGAAGCCTGGTAGTGTCCCACCTGAGGAGTCCAAAGAAATCACATCACCCTGCACCAAGAAGCCCTGCAACGGCAGTGAAGTCTGCATCCTCCAGCGCGGCGGAGCAAAGGGCTACTCCTGCATTCCCGGCTGCAATCTGGGGCAGGACTCCAAGCTTTATGTCCCATTCGGTTCGTATGTGCGCCTGGGAAAGAGTAATCtgcacaaaaaaatggaaattggaCAGCTACCAATGGTGGAGCACATTGTCTGCTCCTGTGGACTTCAAAACCAGCTGGAGCAGTGCCAACCCTTGCCGAGCTATAGTCACGCCCACTGTACGCTTCCTGGCGGAAGAAGCTTCCGACACGGCTCCTCGTTCCACCTGGAGTGCAATCTGTGTAGCTGCTTCGCCGGTGAGATCACATGCACCAAACAACAGTGCCGACTTCCTGGATTCACAGACTCCGGCTATACAAGCCTGCCCTGCAACTGCCCGGCGCATTATGTGCCGGTCTGCGGATCCAATGGAAACACCTATCCCTCGGCCTGTGTAGCCAAGTGCCACCTACCGGAAGGGGACTTTGTTTATGGCGCCTGCAATGCCCGGAATGCATGCTCGGCGGGGAGTGCGCATAGCTGTCCGCAGGGAACCCATTGCCTGGATAGGAGGAAGGTGTGCCTGGCCAGCATGCAACGACCTTGCAAGCAGTATGAGTGCG TCAACGCCACAGCAGCGAATTGCTCATCTTTCCATCAGGGCGAGGTGTGTGACACCCAAGGACGTACTTATCCGGATGCCTGTGCCCTGTTGCGAGCCAATCCCGAAGACCAGGTCGCCTACTGGTCAGCCTGCCAGTCGAGTCACGCTCCTGGATCGCCTTCGCCCGTCTGTGGCATCAACGGAGTCACCTACAAGAGCAGCTATGCTGCCAGGGCCGAATACGTGCTGGTGGACTATGTGGGCAGGTGTCGGGAGGTCGGATTACTGGCCAGCGATATGGGCAGGCGATGTCGCACTGTTCAGTGCCCGGATCCCGTGTCCAAGCACTGTCGCTTAATCGTTCCACCAGGTGCCTGTTGCCCACTATGCGCTGGTGGGGCGTTTCGAATAATGTACTCCAGGAAGCAGTTCGATCGTGCCATGTACGCATTACGGGCCCAAAGCAGCAACCTTCTGACCCTCCATGGCGTTCTCCAGGAGCTGGACGGACTGGTCCAAGTGAGCGAATGCCAGCTGACCGGATTCCTTACCATGGAAGTGGGTATCTTTGCCGCCCTTGTGCCATCCAGCAGCATCAGAAGACCAACGCGCATTCAACTGGACGCCTGCGCCCGTGAAGCCGAGAAGATATCGGCCCTGATAAACGCCCAATCACCCAGGATAACCACTAATCTGGCTCTGTCCAGCCTGACAGTGTCCCATCTGCTAGAACCTACACCAAATGGAGCAGCTTCCTATGGTCCTCCGGCCATATGGGTGCTCCCATTACTTTTGTTAGCTTTTAGATTAATCGTAGACCAGTAG
- the Prosbeta2 gene encoding proteasome subunit beta type-7, translating to MDLDIARDLPRPGFNFDNCKRNATLLKGGFKPPTTTKTGTTIVGIIFKDGVILGADTRATEGPIVSDKNCAKIHYLAKNIYCCGAGTAADTEMTTDLISSQLELHRLGTEREVRVGAANVMLKQMLFRYQGHISAALVLGGVDKTGPHIYSIHPHGSADKLPYATMGSGSLAAMSVFESRWRPDMSEEEGKLLVRDAIASGVFNDLGSGSNIDLCVIRKGSVQYLRNYELANKKGERQLDYRFKKGATAVLHTSVRDLIVKESVTAVPMETS from the exons atgGATTTGGATATTGCCCGTGACCTGCCACGCCCTGGCTTCAACTTTGATAACTGCAAACG AAATGCGACTCTTTTGAAGGGGGGCTTCAAGCCGCCAACCACAACCAAGACCGGAACCACTATTGTGGGCATTATTTTCAAGGATGGTGTCATTCTGGGTGCCGATACAAGGGCCACCGAAGGCCCCATTGTCTCAGACAAAAACTGCGCCAAGATCCACTACCTGGCCAAGAACATATA ttgcTGTGGTGCTGGAACCGCTGCCGATACTGAGATGACCACTGATCTCATCTCGTCGCAGCTGGAGCTCCATCGCCTGGGAACAGAGCGTGAGGTGCGCGTGGGGGCTGCCAATGTGATGCTGAAGCAAATGCTATTCCGCTACCAAGGCCACATTAGCGCCGCCTTGGTGCTGGGAGGCGTGGACAAGACCGGACCCCACATCTACTCCATTCACCCGCACGGCAGCGCGGACAAGCTACCGTATGCCACCATGGGTTCCGGCTCCCTGGCCGCCATGTCTGTTTTTGAGAGCCGCTGGCGTCCCGATATGTCTGAGGAGGAGGGCAAGCTGCTGGTGCGCGATGCCATTGCCTCTGGAGTGTTCAACGACTTGGGCTCTGGCTCCAACATCGATCTGTGCGTGATCCGCAAGGGCAGCGTGCAATATCTGCGCAACTACGAGCTGGCCAACAAGAAGGGCGAACGCCAGTTGGATTACCGCTTCAAGAAGGGCGCCACAGCCGTTCTCCACACATCTGTTAGGGATTTGATCGTCAAGGAGAGCGTTACAGCCGTGCCCATGGAGACATCTTAG
- the mRpL39 gene encoding large ribosomal subunit protein mL39, with the protein MSAATKLHKTSWCALRQLQQYRTKANFSSSSSSIAKRNELFNQEQKRQRDAVGRIDKIEVRYLGLPEDVTLVMNANLSTPFNCAQHLSEGHKRRSALALIDGSVPWDIHRPLQESCTLQLLHFQVSEPHVVNKAFWRTCSFMLGAALNRAFKPQANLQLHSFPGPNIKSGSFVHDIVLQTRNWQPSKEEMRTISAEMVKLALEDHDIERLDVNQDLAQEIFKDSKYKSEQLPSIAQQTHGRVTLYRLGDHIDISRGPMVGSTRFLGKCTISAAHKVADEGENEAFYRIQGVALPAGIQLNHVAFGILEERSRKLNPARLPNEPFGEHQQLQLS; encoded by the exons ATGTCGGCTGCTACAAAATTACATAAAACCAGCTGGTGTGCACTGCGACAACTTCAGCAGTACAGGACTAAGG CCAACTTCAGCTCCAGTTCGTCCTCCATTGCCAAAAGAAATGAACTCTTCAATCAGGAGCAAAAGCGGCAACGAGATGCTGTAGGCCGTATCGACAAGATCGAAGTGCGCTACTTGGGCTTGCCGGAGGATGTGACTCTGGTGATGAACGCCAACCTCTCCACGCCGTTCAATTGTGCCCAGCATCTGTCCGAGGGTCACAAGCGGCGGTCAGCTCTGGCTCTGATTGATGGCAGTGTACCGTGGGACATTCACAGACCCCTGCAGGAATCCTGCACCTTGCAGCTGCTCCACTTCCAAGTGTCTGAACCCCACGTGGTCAACAA AGCCTTTTGGCGCACTTGTAGCTTTATGCTGGGAGCTGCCCTAAATAGGGCTTTTAAgccgcaggccaaccttcagTTGCACAGCTTCCCAGGGCCGAACA TTAAATCCGGAAGCTTTGTTCACGATATTGTGCTACAAACGCGCAATTGGCAGCCTTCTAAAGAAGAGATGCGAACGATTTCTGCCGAGATGGTCAAATTGGCTCTTGAGGATCACGATATAGAACGCCTCGACGTCAACCAAGACTTGGCCCAGGAGATTTTCAAGGATTCCAAATACAAGAGCGAACAGCTGCCCAGCATTGCTCAGCAGACCCACGGAAGGGTTACGTTGTATCGACTAGGGGATCACATCGACATTTCCCGTGGTCCAATGGTGGGTTCAACACGCTTCCTGGGCAAATGCACCATCTCTGCAGCTCACAAAGTAGCTGATGAGGGAGAAAACGAAGCCTTTTATCGCATTCAGGGAGTAGCCCTGCCCGCTGGCATCCAGCTGAACCATGTAGCCTTTGGCATACTGGAGGAGCGATCAAGGAAATTG AATCCCGCTCGTCTGCCCAATGAACCCTTTGGGGAACATCAACAACTGCAATTATCGTAA